Proteins from one Neodiprion fabricii isolate iyNeoFabr1 chromosome 5, iyNeoFabr1.1, whole genome shotgun sequence genomic window:
- the LOC124183570 gene encoding uncharacterized protein LOC124183570, producing the protein MVYEVYCFFKKDAKSDKEALERTSEATKTSVRTVRRIVDEVKKSGLLAVFRTPGKKSSGEKKVTDIDSFDQTVIRRCVHNYHLTNKELPTVEMLREKLKQDIHFTGSESSLRRVLKQLGFRWKKTENNRKLLIEKTNIRFLRIEFLQKIKKFREEGRPIIYTDESYVDSSHASTKAWTDGSTQGLKKPISKGQRLVIVHAGSENGFVPNALLLFKAGTRSGDYHDNMNYENYEKWLRSRLMPNLPPNSVVIVDNASYHNKQSELAPTSNTKKADMQKWLRDRDIQYRENMLKPELYHLIKLNRDLHKKFSVDNILAENNHSVLRLPPYHPDLNPIETAWANIKGYVSSKNVTWNFEKVKELVNEKVAAMGPSEWAKLCKKVKEIEDEYIKSDHVVDVVTEQFIIFADDDSESDSDDDDDEIDDDDETTEPTPGTSSASAGFDIMEGISILPVDDDD; encoded by the coding sequence ATGGTCTACgaagtttattgtttttttaaaaaagatgCAAAGAGTGATAAAGAAGCGTTGGAGCGGACTTCAGAAGCCACGAAAACTTCTGTTCGCACAGTGCGACGAATTGTGGACGAAGTAAAGAAGTCTGGCTTGCTAGCCGTATTCCGGACTCCCGGTAAAAAAAGttcgggggaaaaaaaggtGACTGACATTGACAGTTTTGACCAAACGGTAATAAGGAGATGCGTCCACAATTACCATCTTACAAATAAGGAGCTTCCGACCGTAGAAATGCtacgagaaaaattaaaacaagaCATTCATTTTACCGGATCTGAAAGCAGCTTACGACGAGTTTTAAAACAGTTGGGCTTTCGATggaagaaaacagaaaataatcgaaagctgctaattgaaaaaactaatATTCGGTTCCTTAGGATTGAATTcctacaaaaaattaaaaagtttaGGGAAGAAGGTAGGCCCATCATATACACCGATGAGTCTTATGTGGACTCATCTCATGCTAGCACCAAGGCTTGGACAGATGGATCAACCCAAGGTTTGAAAAAACCAATATCAAAAGGGCAGCGCCTTGTTATTGTCCACGCAGGATCCGAAAACGGCTTCGTGCCTAATGCACTGCTTTTATTTAAAGCCGGCACGAGGTCTGGAGATTATCATGATAAcatgaattatgaaaattatgaaaaatggcTGCGTTCCCGACTTATGCCAAATCTGCCACCGAATTCGGTTGTGATCGTCGACAACGCCTCGTATCACAATAAACAGAGTGAGTTGGCCCCCACATCCAATACGAAAAAAGCAGATATGCAGAAGTGGCTCCGAGATAGAGACATTcaatatcgcgaaaatatGTTAAAACCGGAGTTATatcatttaataaaattaaatagagACCTGCACAAAAAATTCAGCGTGGACAACATTCTGGCTGAAAATAACCATTCCGTTCTCCGGTTGCCGCCATATCATCCTGATCTGAATCCTATTGAGACGGCATGGGCAAATATAAAAGGATATGTCAGCAGTAAAAATGTGAcgtggaattttgaaaaggtGAAAGAGCTGGTGAACGAAAAAGTTGCTGCAATGGGTCCTAGCGAATGGGCAAAACTCtgtaaaaaagtgaaagaaattgaagatgAGTATATTAAAAGTGATCATGTGGTGGACGTGGTCACTGAACAGTTTATTATTTTCGCTGATGACGACAGTGAAAGTGACagcgacgatgatgatgatgaaattgatgatgatgatgaaacaACTGAACCAACCCCTGGCACCAGCTCGGCTTCGGCTGGTTTCGACATAATGGAAGGCATATCTATCCTCCCAGTTGATGACGATGATTAG